TCATCAATTCCCCTGTCCGAGAGTGTATCCCGATACTCGTGGCCGCGCTGGGGCCAAAGAACGTCGAAATGGCCGCCGAGATCGCCGAGGGCTGGCAGCCGATCTTCTACCTGCCCGAAAAGGCGCAGGACGTCTGGGGGGAGTCACTGGCCGCGGGCCGCGCCAAGCGGGACCCCGCGCTGGGCGCGCTGGACATCTATGCCGGGCCCGTCCTGGCCATCGGTGAAAACGTCGATCCGCTAAGGGAATTCGTCAAACCACACCTGGCCCTCTACATCGGCGGGATGGGCGCCAAGGGCAAGAACTTCTACCACACCCTCGCCACCAAGTACGGGTACGGTCCGCAGGCCGACCGGATCCAGGAGCTCTACCTTTCCGGCGACAAGGACGGCGCCGCCAAGGTCGTGCCCGACGACCTGGTGCGCGACGTCAACCTGATCGGAACCCGGGAGTTCGTCAAGGAACGCCTGGCGGCCTACCGCGAAGCGGGGGTGACCACGTTGAACGTGGCGCCCATCGCCTCGACGACGGCCGAGCGGATCAAGCTCATCGAAACGCTGCGCGAACTGGTGTGAGGGCCGGCTGCCGACTAAATCAGTTCTGGCGGTGACAATCTCGTCGTAGCCGCACCGCCCTGCCGACCGCCGTCGCCAAGGCCAGCGCCGCCATGGCGGACAGGATCGCCACCGAGACCGCGGACTCGAGGGTCGCCAACAGTAGCGGCAGTGCGAAGCCGATGTAGGTGACGACGTAGAACACCCCGGTCAGAGCGCCCCGCAGGTGCTGCGGTGCCGCGGCCTCCAGATCGATCAAGCCTTCGCGCAGACAGAGGCCCGAAGCGCATCCCAGGATCAACAACAGCGGCAGCCCGACCACCGGCGTCAGGGTCGGTGGGGCGATCGCGGCCACCGCGTAGCCGACTGCGGCCAGGGCGGCGCCGGCGGTGCCGGTCTGGGGCCCCCACCGTCGGGTGCGGGCCAACACCTGAACGACTCCGCTGACGCCATTGACGATCAGGGTGGCCGTGCCCGCCGCGATCGGCGCCGCGAGCGCGGTGTGTATCCGGGCGGGGATGGTGACGAATCCCAGTGTCGCCGAGGCATATACCCACGGTGCGAGCGGTATGGCCCAACTCAAGGCCCGCGTCACCCCCTGCGCCGCCGGTGCCGCCGGACCCGTGTCGGGGGCGGGCGCCGGCCCGGCCACGTCGGCGCCGGGCCCGGCCGCGACGGTGACGGCCACCGACGCCAGCACGACAATCGCGGCGGCGACGGCGAACGACACCCGGACGCCGGACTGCCCCGCCCAGGCGAAGCCGCCGCCGGCGAACGGCCCGATGGCGAAGCCGGCGGTGAGTACCGCGCCGGCGGTCGCTGCGCCGGCCGGCCCCCTCAGGTCGGACGCCCACGCCGTACCGGAACTGACGGCGAGGCCCACCCCCAGCCCGACGACCAGGCGGCCCACCAGCAATGCGTCGGTGTGCTGCGACAGCAGCATCACCACGGTCCCCGCCACGTCGGCGGCCGCGCCCGCCAACGCCACCGGCCGGCGCCCCAACGCGTCCGACGTGCGGCCGCCGATCAGCAATCCGGGGAGCAACCCGAGCGCGTAGATGCCGAAGATGCCATCAAGTGTCGCGGTGCTCAGGTGTTCGCGGTCGCTGATCACCGGCATCAACGCGACGAAGTGGTTGGCGACCCATCCCGTCGCCAGCAGCAGCGCCAACACGCTGACGAACAGGGCCCGGGTGTTCGCGGCTTGCCGGCCCGGATCAACGCGG
The sequence above is drawn from the Mycobacterium marseillense genome and encodes:
- a CDS encoding LLM class F420-dependent oxidoreductase produces the protein MRIGLSVNYAGGFKDVAAEVADLERAGLDIVFVPEAYSFDAVSALGYLAASTQRVELASGILQLYTRTPTLTAMTAAGLDYVSDGRFTLGLGASGPQVIEGFHGVPYDAPIGRTREVIDICRQVWRRETVRHQGKHYTIPLPAERGTGLGKPLKLINSPVRECIPILVAALGPKNVEMAAEIAEGWQPIFYLPEKAQDVWGESLAAGRAKRDPALGALDIYAGPVLAIGENVDPLREFVKPHLALYIGGMGAKGKNFYHTLATKYGYGPQADRIQELYLSGDKDGAAKVVPDDLVRDVNLIGTREFVKERLAAYREAGVTTLNVAPIASTTAERIKLIETLRELV
- a CDS encoding MFS transporter, which encodes MISSSVRSGRGRRVDPGRQAANTRALFVSVLALLLATGWVANHFVALMPVISDREHLSTATLDGIFGIYALGLLPGLLIGGRTSDALGRRPVALAGAAADVAGTVVMLLSQHTDALLVGRLVVGLGVGLAVSSGTAWASDLRGPAGAATAGAVLTAGFAIGPFAGGGFAWAGQSGVRVSFAVAAAIVVLASVAVTVAAGPGADVAGPAPAPDTGPAAPAAQGVTRALSWAIPLAPWVYASATLGFVTIPARIHTALAAPIAAGTATLIVNGVSGVVQVLARTRRWGPQTGTAGAALAAVGYAVAAIAPPTLTPVVGLPLLLILGCASGLCLREGLIDLEAAAPQHLRGALTGVFYVVTYIGFALPLLLATLESAVSVAILSAMAALALATAVGRAVRLRRDCHRQN